A genomic region of SAR202 cluster bacterium contains the following coding sequences:
- a CDS encoding RNA polymerase sigma factor has protein sequence MEKDFSETKAKLDVGAPVTFEQVVETHGGFVYNLAFRIMGNAADAEDAAQDAFISVYRNFHRFRWDSSLTTWLYRITTNACLMRLRKDKRNRTLTQTGVEDMQVADWTQGPENEALNSELKAKLNEGLGLLPPQLKVAVVLRDVQGLPNEAAAEVLGISVSSFKARLHRGRVLLRKYLADYVSQKK, from the coding sequence TTGGAAAAAGATTTCTCTGAAACCAAGGCCAAGCTAGATGTTGGCGCACCTGTCACCTTTGAACAGGTGGTAGAGACCCACGGCGGTTTTGTTTATAACCTGGCCTTTAGAATCATGGGCAACGCCGCCGATGCCGAGGATGCGGCACAGGACGCCTTTATATCGGTCTATCGCAACTTCCATCGCTTCAGGTGGGACTCCAGCCTCACTACCTGGCTCTACCGCATCACTACCAACGCCTGCTTGATGCGTTTGCGAAAGGACAAGCGAAATCGCACGTTGACGCAAACAGGGGTGGAGGACATGCAGGTGGCGGACTGGACCCAGGGGCCAGAGAACGAAGCATTGAATTCCGAGTTGAAGGCAAAGCTTAATGAAGGGCTAGGTTTGTTACCGCCGCAGTTGAAGGTGGCCGTGGTGCTGCGGGATGTCCAGGGACTGCCTAATGAGGCGGCGGCGGAGGTGCTGGGCATCAGCGTGTCGTCCTTCAAAGCACGGTTGCATCGCGGACGGGTTCTATTGAGGAAGTACCTGGCGGACTATGTCAGCCAGAAAAAGTAA
- a CDS encoding cytochrome c, whose protein sequence is MLAFSLLSGRHVYVYKLAKRAASYQALYWRPSIMKVLGIIVVFLVMGGMVACAGPTATPTHLPIPTPSPTHEHVTLSPEAGAQLARQMGCSACHSIDGNPSVGPTWKGLFSRSRLLSDGSTVTADEAYIQESILSPNAKIAQGFNPGIMPQDFRDKLSDQEVQAVIEYIKTLR, encoded by the coding sequence ATGCTGGCGTTTAGCCTTCTATCAGGGCGGCATGTCTACGTCTACAAACTCGCTAAGCGTGCCGCCTCTTATCAAGCCTTGTATTGGAGGCCGTCGATTATGAAAGTCCTCGGAATTATAGTTGTTTTCCTGGTTATGGGCGGCATGGTCGCCTGCGCCGGCCCCACTGCCACTCCAACACACCTCCCAATCCCCACTCCGTCCCCAACCCACGAGCATGTAACCCTGAGCCCAGAGGCCGGCGCCCAGCTAGCCAGGCAAATGGGCTGTTCCGCCTGCCACTCCATCGATGGCAACCCCAGCGTCGGCCCCACATGGAAAGGCCTCTTTAGCCGCAGCCGCCTCCTTTCCGACGGTTCCACCGTCACCGCTGACGAGGCCTATATCCAGGAGTCCATCCTCTCTCCTAACGCTAAAATAGCCCAGGGGTTCAACCCAGGCATCATGCCCCAGGACTTTCGCGATAAGCTCTCGGACCAGGAAGTCCAGGCCGTAATTGAATACATCAAGACTCTGCGTTAA
- a CDS encoding DUF3179 domain-containing protein, translating into MVKSMARLAKVAKSLRWGAMSIIFALALILACTSQATDSPASSPPASSPDANAAGIPEAVKSPVVRPTPISQEQLDGELNRAQFEASDWPDTDFRIRTIPLDEFTGGGPGRDDIPPIDHPFFESVVEAGEWLSDNELVQVVEINGDARAYPQQVLIWHEIVNDTVGGEPVTITY; encoded by the coding sequence ATGGTTAAATCCATGGCCCGTCTCGCCAAAGTAGCAAAATCCCTCAGATGGGGGGCCATGTCCATTATTTTTGCTTTGGCCCTCATACTGGCATGCACTAGTCAAGCCACCGACAGCCCCGCATCCTCACCGCCGGCTTCTTCCCCAGATGCCAATGCCGCCGGCATCCCTGAAGCTGTGAAATCGCCGGTGGTAAGACCCACACCCATCAGCCAGGAACAGTTAGACGGTGAACTGAACAGGGCGCAGTTCGAAGCGTCAGACTGGCCCGACACGGACTTCCGCATCCGGACCATCCCCCTTGACGAGTTCACGGGCGGCGGTCCGGGTAGAGACGATATCCCTCCCATCGACCATCCTTTTTTCGAGTCTGTTGTTGAAGCCGGCGAGTGGCTCTCCGATAATGAGTTGGTCCAGGTCGTTGAAATCAACGGGGACGCCCGGGCCTACCCCCAGCAGGTCCTTATTTGGCACGAAATCGTCAATGACACCGTTGGGGGTGAGCCGGTCACCATTACTTATTGA
- a CDS encoding DUF3179 domain-containing protein yields the protein MFRRTVNGTVLDFGTSGLLRFSNLVMYDRQTHSWWQEFSGEAIVGEMTGHKLELLALEIVPWKEFKAAFPQGQVLSRRTGHSRPYGLNPYVLYDTSDPFLFEGPRDVRLPPTERVVGIDKSDLSIAVPYSVLEERRVVHLSLAGEELVVFFKKGATSSLDNRSIKSGRDVGAVGVFSPHLDGQRLTFQPHGEEIMDEQTGSTWTLLGRAESGPLAGRQLDSVVHRAGSFWFSWVTYRPDTLIYRLQ from the coding sequence GTGTTTAGGCGGACGGTGAACGGCACAGTCCTGGACTTCGGGACCAGCGGCCTTCTGCGCTTTAGTAATCTTGTGATGTATGATCGGCAGACTCATTCGTGGTGGCAGGAGTTTAGCGGAGAGGCCATCGTGGGCGAAATGACCGGTCACAAGTTGGAATTACTGGCCCTTGAAATAGTACCCTGGAAAGAGTTTAAAGCCGCCTTCCCTCAGGGCCAGGTTTTATCAAGGAGAACAGGACATAGCCGCCCTTATGGTCTAAATCCTTATGTTTTGTACGATACTTCGGACCCCTTTTTATTTGAAGGGCCTCGCGATGTTAGGCTGCCGCCAACGGAGCGCGTAGTGGGAATTGACAAAAGTGACCTGTCCATTGCGGTGCCATACTCGGTCCTAGAGGAGCGCAGGGTGGTCCATCTGTCGCTGGCTGGAGAGGAACTCGTCGTATTTTTTAAAAAGGGCGCAACCTCGTCCTTAGACAACAGGTCCATAAAGTCGGGCAGGGACGTTGGCGCCGTTGGAGTTTTCAGCCCCCATCTGGATGGCCAAAGGCTCACCTTCCAACCCCACGGCGAGGAGATTATGGATGAGCAAACCGGGAGTACATGGACTCTTTTGGGGCGGGCAGAGTCAGGTCCCCTGGCGGGCCGTCAGCTTGACTCTGTGGTCCACCGCGCTGGTTCCTTCTGGTTCAGCTGGGTCACCTACCGGCCTGACACCCTTATCTACAGACTTCAGTAA
- a CDS encoding cytochrome c maturation protein CcmE, with the protein MINNPAPNSPPPSRSFLSGRGRLVVLAVVIALAVSYLGYAAFSGSTSYYLTVDELHAFEGEKDGRSFRVKGKLEPDTFVREDGGTRAVFTLTAGGAELPATYVGVVPDLFFNPHSDIILQGRYNPHGAFEAETVSVLCPTKYQALEEAQKAEQGSGS; encoded by the coding sequence ATGATCAATAATCCTGCGCCAAATAGCCCACCGCCCAGCCGCTCCTTCCTGAGCGGGCGAGGGCGGCTGGTGGTCCTGGCGGTGGTGATAGCCCTGGCGGTGTCTTACCTAGGCTATGCGGCATTCTCAGGCAGCACCAGCTACTACCTCACCGTCGATGAACTACATGCTTTTGAGGGGGAGAAGGATGGACGCAGTTTCAGGGTGAAGGGGAAGCTGGAGCCGGACACCTTTGTTCGCGAGGACGGCGGCACCAGGGCGGTGTTCACCCTGACGGCGGGCGGCGCCGAGTTACCCGCCACGTATGTCGGTGTGGTGCCGGACCTGTTCTTCAACCCGCATTCAGACATCATCTTGCAGGGCCGCTATAACCCCCACGGTGCCTTTGAGGCGGAGACGGTGAGCGTGTTGTGTCCCACCAAGTACCAGGCGCTGGAAGAAGCGCAGAAGGCGGAGCAGGGGTCAGGGTCTTAG
- a CDS encoding heme exporter protein CcmD — MFDTPANNIPYLFAAYAIAWAVFFGFAFMAWRRHHEVEREVRALREELRRRDKEGGTSTR, encoded by the coding sequence ATGTTCGACACACCTGCCAACAACATACCGTACCTGTTCGCCGCCTATGCGATAGCTTGGGCGGTGTTCTTCGGCTTCGCGTTCATGGCATGGCGGCGGCACCATGAGGTGGAGCGGGAGGTGAGGGCGCTGCGGGAGGAACTGCGGCGGCGCGACAAAGAGGGGGGTACTTCGACCCGCTAG
- a CDS encoding cytochrome C assembly protein, with translation MLVDMYLIFMWAPTEAVMGHVQRIFYIHVPMAWLAFTAFGLVFIGSVMYLWKRDTKWDNLASSAAEIGVVFTSLVLITGPIWAKPVWGIWWTWDARLTTTLVLWLIYVGYLMLRAYSPNRSQAALYSAVVGVVGFIDVPIVYFAVNWWRTQHQRLVIGSGTIEGSLHSDMRVTLYFSLLAFSFLFAYLLWQRMSTRRMEDELRAARYQVERETRR, from the coding sequence ATGCTGGTAGATATGTACCTCATCTTCATGTGGGCGCCTACCGAGGCGGTGATGGGCCACGTGCAGCGCATCTTCTACATCCACGTGCCTATGGCGTGGCTGGCCTTTACAGCCTTCGGGTTGGTGTTCATCGGCAGCGTGATGTACCTTTGGAAGCGGGACACGAAGTGGGACAACCTGGCGAGCTCGGCGGCGGAGATCGGGGTGGTGTTCACCAGTCTGGTGCTGATCACGGGGCCGATATGGGCCAAGCCGGTGTGGGGCATCTGGTGGACGTGGGACGCGCGACTGACGACGACGCTGGTGCTGTGGCTGATATACGTAGGGTATTTGATGCTGAGGGCGTACAGCCCCAATCGGTCGCAGGCAGCGCTGTACTCGGCGGTGGTGGGGGTGGTGGGGTTCATCGACGTGCCGATAGTGTACTTCGCTGTGAACTGGTGGCGGACACAGCACCAGCGTCTGGTCATAGGCAGCGGCACTATAGAGGGTAGTCTGCACTCCGATATGCGAGTGACGCTTTACTTCTCACTGCTGGCCTTCTCCTTCCTCTTCGCCTACCTGCTGTGGCAGCGCATGAGCACTCGCAGGATGGAGGACGAGTTAAGGGCGGCGCGATATCAAGTCGAGAGGGAAACGAGGCGATAA
- a CDS encoding heme ABC transporter permease CcmB has protein sequence MLELRSRDVLISSLVFALLTVVVFNFALDIEARTVDALAPGVLWVAFAFAGVLAMSRAFVIEKDKGSLDGLLLCPVSRDSLYFGKMLSLFLFMAVIEALLLPAFIILFDYSAFTWEMGVAMGLATLGFAIVGTLFSAIAVNTRSREIMLPVLFFPVVAPLIIGAVEVSTGAVGDVVGAMGAGRWLQLMAVFDVVFLFVCPWVFGLVMEE, from the coding sequence ATGCTGGAGCTTCGCAGCAGGGACGTGCTTATATCTTCGCTGGTGTTTGCGCTGCTGACGGTGGTGGTCTTTAACTTTGCGCTAGATATAGAAGCGAGGACGGTGGACGCGCTGGCGCCGGGGGTGCTATGGGTGGCTTTCGCCTTCGCGGGGGTGCTGGCGATGAGCCGGGCCTTCGTAATCGAAAAAGACAAGGGGAGCCTGGACGGGCTGCTGCTGTGCCCGGTGAGCCGCGACTCGCTGTATTTCGGCAAGATGCTGTCGCTGTTCCTGTTCATGGCCGTGATAGAGGCGCTCCTGCTGCCGGCGTTTATCATCCTCTTCGACTACTCGGCGTTTACGTGGGAGATGGGCGTAGCGATGGGGCTGGCGACGCTGGGCTTCGCCATTGTGGGGACGCTGTTCTCGGCCATCGCGGTGAACACTCGGTCAAGAGAGATTATGCTGCCGGTGCTGTTCTTTCCGGTGGTGGCGCCTTTGATCATCGGGGCGGTGGAGGTGTCAACAGGCGCGGTGGGCGATGTAGTGGGGGCCATGGGCGCGGGCCGGTGGCTGCAACTGATGGCTGTATTTGACGTCGTGTTCCTGTTTGTGTGCCCGTGGGTATTCGGACTGGTCATGGAGGAGTAG
- a CDS encoding ABC transporter ATP-binding protein produces the protein MNGTSPTYAIKVQGLVKGFGEYPVLNGLDLTLDWGRRLTIFGANGSGKTTLLRLLSTQYRPDGGKIWVGGIERGQSPAAIRGMIGVVAHSPMIYEDLTCEENLRFFGRIFGLKGLGPRIDQVLGQVGLRQRADQRARTLSHGMQKRLAIARAILHDPPILLLDEPESGLDAEALEGLRNVIIGGAERSRTVVMATHNVEVGLAWADEVAVLGDGRIVYRAERHEVNEAHLRGAYLRRVEVAA, from the coding sequence TTGAACGGCACGTCGCCAACTTACGCCATCAAAGTCCAGGGCCTGGTTAAAGGCTTTGGTGAGTACCCTGTACTTAATGGCTTGGACCTGACACTGGACTGGGGCAGGAGACTCACTATCTTCGGGGCTAATGGGTCGGGCAAGACCACCCTCCTTCGTCTGTTGTCAACCCAGTACAGGCCAGACGGCGGAAAGATTTGGGTTGGAGGTATAGAGCGGGGCCAGTCGCCGGCGGCCATTCGCGGGATGATTGGGGTGGTGGCCCACAGCCCGATGATTTATGAAGACCTCACATGCGAAGAGAACCTGCGGTTCTTTGGCCGCATTTTTGGGTTGAAGGGACTGGGACCGCGGATAGACCAGGTCTTGGGGCAGGTGGGGCTGCGGCAGAGGGCAGACCAGCGGGCGCGGACGCTGTCCCATGGAATGCAGAAGCGCCTAGCCATCGCCAGGGCTATTCTGCACGACCCGCCGATCTTGCTGCTGGACGAGCCGGAGTCGGGGTTGGACGCGGAGGCGCTGGAGGGCTTGCGCAATGTAATCATCGGCGGGGCAGAGCGGTCTCGGACGGTAGTCATGGCGACCCATAACGTAGAGGTGGGGCTGGCCTGGGCTGACGAGGTGGCTGTGCTGGGTGACGGAAGGATTGTATATAGAGCTGAGAGGCATGAGGTTAATGAGGCTCACCTGCGTGGCGCGTATCTGCGCAGGGTGGAGGTGGCGGCGTGA
- a CDS encoding sulfite oxidase-like oxidoreductase, producing the protein MKKAPYRPDLPPGQFVTEKFPVLTYGPTQHIDLKDWRLRVFGLVENPIELDWEAFTKLPWTKVEAPFHCVTQWSKLQNSWEGVLFTDIASIVKPKPEIRFVIAHCYGDYTTNTPIDAVMDGVALIAHIHDGKPLTAEHGGPVRTVVPSRYGWKSAKWVNAIEFSDVDKPGFWEVRGYHNNGDYNKEERFWPELG; encoded by the coding sequence ATCAAAAAGGCTCCCTACCGGCCAGACCTTCCGCCGGGCCAGTTCGTCACCGAAAAGTTCCCCGTCCTCACTTACGGCCCCACCCAGCACATCGACCTGAAAGACTGGCGGCTGCGAGTTTTCGGCCTGGTAGAAAATCCCATCGAGTTAGACTGGGAGGCCTTCACCAAGCTCCCCTGGACTAAAGTCGAAGCCCCCTTTCACTGCGTCACCCAGTGGAGCAAGCTCCAGAACTCCTGGGAGGGCGTCCTCTTCACCGACATCGCCTCCATCGTTAAACCCAAGCCCGAGATCAGGTTCGTCATCGCCCACTGCTACGGCGACTACACCACCAACACCCCCATCGACGCCGTCATGGACGGCGTGGCCCTCATCGCCCATATCCACGACGGCAAGCCCCTCACCGCCGAGCATGGCGGTCCCGTCCGCACTGTCGTTCCCAGCCGTTACGGGTGGAAAAGCGCCAAGTGGGTCAACGCCATCGAGTTCTCGGATGTTGACAAGCCAGGCTTCTGGGAAGTACGCGGCTACCACAACAACGGCGACTACAACAAAGAGGAGCGCTTCTGGCCGGAGCTGGGGTGA
- a CDS encoding DUF309 domain-containing protein, translating to MPEPPPPPQLAHAIAEFNRGDFFKCHETLEALWLKEGYPVRLFYQGILKIAVGFYHQQRGNRRGSLAKLREGLETLGPFAPQYMEVKLNSLIEEVNRWLENKEQIEQRALPLIQKIVPQSSKAAN from the coding sequence ATCCCCGAACCTCCGCCTCCTCCCCAACTCGCCCATGCCATCGCCGAGTTCAATCGCGGCGACTTCTTTAAATGCCACGAGACCCTGGAAGCCCTCTGGCTCAAGGAAGGCTACCCCGTCCGCCTCTTCTATCAAGGCATTCTGAAAATCGCTGTCGGCTTCTATCACCAACAGCGCGGCAACCGTCGCGGTAGCCTGGCCAAGCTGCGAGAGGGTCTTGAAACCCTGGGGCCTTTCGCACCCCAATACATGGAGGTCAAATTAAACAGTCTGATAGAAGAGGTAAATCGCTGGCTAGAAAACAAAGAACAGATAGAGCAAAGAGCATTACCACTAATACAAAAGATTGTTCCTCAAAGCTCAAAGGCCGCAAACTAG
- a CDS encoding addiction module toxin, HicA family: MPPAVSGRQLIALLKKDGWTEAGRRTHGIFLYKRLPGEKLPRTTVVPDKSGTLLDGALGAILGVKQTGLGKTGLQ; encoded by the coding sequence ATGCCTCCCGCTGTTAGCGGCAGACAGCTTATCGCCTTACTAAAGAAAGACGGCTGGACTGAAGCAGGTAGAAGAACGCACGGAATCTTTTTATATAAACGCCTTCCAGGTGAAAAACTCCCTAGGACAACTGTTGTACCGGATAAATCTGGCACTCTTCTAGACGGAGCCCTTGGTGCGATTCTAGGCGTTAAGCAAACAGGGCTTGGTAAAACCGGCCTGCAGTAA
- a CDS encoding DNA-3-methyladenine glycosylase 2 family protein, with amino-acid sequence MRLEFPHPFDLKETLESGQAHRWKRYGQWYSGVVYGNLLHMRQDLFGVEVYSAPEKPEKLTPMLQSYFRLDDDLPAIYQGINKDSRIAEMIGHYPGMRLLRQEPWECLVAFICSATSNIPRIHNNMESIANTYGTPVTLRDETRSTFPSPQQVADAGETALRKLALGFRAKYLAVAARQVADGELNLESLRTMPYWEARARLEELPGIGAKIADCVLAFSLDKMEAFPIDRWVSRAMHEWYLNGKKMNYDDIVRWAHEYFGPYAGYAQQYLFQGKRLEKKVARKTST; translated from the coding sequence ATGAGGCTGGAATTCCCTCACCCCTTCGACCTCAAGGAAACGCTGGAGAGTGGGCAGGCGCATCGATGGAAGCGTTACGGGCAGTGGTACTCAGGGGTGGTGTACGGGAATCTGCTGCACATGCGCCAGGACCTCTTCGGCGTCGAGGTGTACTCAGCGCCGGAGAAGCCTGAGAAGCTAACGCCGATGCTGCAAAGCTACTTTCGGCTGGACGATGACTTACCCGCCATATACCAAGGGATAAATAAAGACAGTCGGATAGCGGAAATGATAGGCCACTATCCGGGGATGCGGCTGCTGCGGCAGGAGCCTTGGGAGTGTCTGGTAGCGTTTATATGCTCAGCCACTTCTAACATTCCACGCATACACAACAATATGGAGTCCATCGCCAACACCTATGGGACGCCGGTGACACTGCGGGACGAGACCAGGAGTACCTTCCCATCGCCGCAACAGGTGGCGGATGCGGGTGAGACGGCCTTAAGGAAGCTGGCCCTGGGCTTTCGGGCCAAGTACCTGGCGGTGGCGGCGCGGCAGGTAGCGGACGGGGAGCTGAATCTGGAGTCGCTGCGGACGATGCCCTACTGGGAGGCGAGGGCGAGGCTGGAGGAGCTGCCGGGTATCGGCGCGAAGATTGCCGACTGTGTACTGGCCTTCTCGCTGGACAAGATGGAGGCTTTCCCCATCGACCGGTGGGTAAGCCGGGCGATGCACGAGTGGTATCTGAATGGCAAGAAGATGAATTACGACGACATTGTGCGCTGGGCCCACGAGTATTTTGGGCCGTACGCAGGGTACGCGCAACAGTACCTGTTTCAGGGGAAGAGGCTTGAGAAGAAGGTGGCTAGGAAAACGTCGACTTGA
- a CDS encoding DEAD/DEAH box helicase gives MSLFSQREPARERVYVSLDLETTGLDHKQDSIIEVGAVKFRGSEVLETLSTFVNPYTTISQFIERLTGIHQKDVDSAPPFAVVAGRLAQFVGSYPVVGHNIAFDLQFLAKHGLTLNNTPYDTWDLASLFLPSAPEYSLSLLSKRLGIEHDRPHRALADAQIAREVFLALLKRVEEVDAAVLDQVRVMAERARWPVSDLLAVSDSRRSSVGLGGFDLKAVEARLVRLTPLRESQTRQALDERELVGMVSVGGLLAREIPNFEHRPQQVSMMRAVVKAFNEGGRVIVEGGTGVGKSVAYLLPAILYAVKNGVRVVVSTNTINLQEQLLTKDIPALAQALEKGDTLTLGEFKGTSLKGRTNYLCMRRWAALSRSDNLSTDEARLLSKCLVWLQTTSTGDKAEMNLSGKDAGMWAKVSAGEKGKCLGLREGACFLRSARERAEGAHVVVVNHALLLSDMARGGSLIPHYEHLIVDEAHNLEEEATDQLGFKVSQGWLTEQTETLTRWMSDLNLMLRRPSLTELQKTDLRTLMSDAEGFVPRLRDAWARFWGANEEFMQTHRSELNDRLQVRVTRSARAQGAWSRVEEAWDNASVALGEVQTRVEKLHRYLSSLSLTDAPEANMLLSNFEAWLEETAEVKGQVEAVLSVEGQEERVDWLSQDNEGALSLHSAPLDVGARLKEELFDEKKTVVLTSATLSTQGSFEFIRQRLGLEDCDELTVGSPFNYKKAALVGLPIDLPEPGDRSYKEALERGLASIVRAAKGHTLALFTSHSSLRMARKSLIDAVEPEGHPVFAQGVDGSPHRVMQQFIDNPQGVLLGASSFWEGVDMPSGVVKVLVLVRLPFNVPTDPIFAARSEQYDDSFSQYAVPQAVLRFRQGFGRLIRNSRDRGVVVIMDRRLVSKGYGRTFLDSIPECSVRTAPMASMTDYISQWLGKQA, from the coding sequence ATGAGCCTGTTCTCTCAAAGGGAGCCAGCCCGGGAAAGGGTCTACGTATCTTTAGATTTAGAGACCACCGGCCTGGACCACAAGCAAGACTCAATAATAGAAGTGGGGGCTGTGAAGTTTCGTGGGTCGGAAGTCCTGGAAACCTTAAGCACCTTTGTAAATCCATATACGACTATATCCCAATTCATCGAGAGGCTGACGGGCATACATCAGAAGGATGTTGACTCGGCGCCTCCCTTTGCCGTGGTGGCGGGCCGGTTGGCGCAATTTGTGGGCTCGTACCCGGTGGTGGGACATAACATCGCCTTCGACCTCCAGTTTTTGGCCAAGCACGGCCTAACCTTAAATAACACTCCCTACGACACATGGGACCTGGCATCGCTATTCCTGCCCAGCGCGCCTGAATACTCGTTGTCGCTGCTGTCAAAGCGGCTGGGGATAGAACACGACAGGCCGCACAGAGCGCTGGCCGACGCCCAGATAGCCAGGGAGGTTTTTCTGGCGCTGCTGAAGCGAGTGGAGGAGGTGGACGCGGCGGTGCTGGACCAGGTGAGGGTAATGGCGGAGCGGGCGCGATGGCCAGTGTCGGATCTGCTAGCGGTTTCGGACAGTCGGAGGAGCAGCGTTGGCCTCGGCGGCTTTGACTTGAAGGCCGTGGAGGCGCGGCTGGTCCGACTGACGCCGCTGCGGGAGTCGCAAACGCGCCAGGCGCTGGACGAAAGGGAGCTGGTGGGGATGGTTTCGGTGGGTGGACTTCTAGCCCGAGAGATTCCGAATTTTGAACACCGGCCCCAGCAGGTTTCGATGATGAGGGCAGTGGTCAAGGCTTTTAACGAGGGCGGACGGGTGATAGTGGAAGGAGGGACGGGGGTAGGGAAGTCGGTGGCGTATTTGCTGCCTGCCATACTCTACGCTGTCAAGAATGGCGTGCGTGTGGTGGTCTCCACCAACACTATCAATCTACAGGAGCAGCTCCTGACAAAAGATATCCCAGCCCTGGCACAGGCTTTGGAGAAGGGCGACACGCTAACGCTGGGCGAGTTCAAAGGGACGAGCCTGAAGGGCCGCACCAACTATCTGTGCATGAGGCGATGGGCCGCCCTGTCCCGCAGCGACAACCTGTCCACGGACGAGGCGCGGCTTTTGAGCAAATGCCTGGTCTGGCTTCAGACTACGAGTACCGGCGATAAGGCAGAGATGAACCTATCAGGGAAGGATGCCGGCATGTGGGCCAAGGTTTCAGCAGGGGAGAAGGGGAAGTGTTTAGGCTTGCGGGAAGGGGCCTGCTTTCTGCGGTCGGCGAGGGAGAGGGCCGAGGGGGCGCATGTAGTGGTGGTGAACCACGCGCTGCTGCTTTCAGACATGGCGAGGGGAGGCAGCCTTATACCTCACTATGAACATCTGATTGTGGATGAGGCCCATAACCTGGAAGAGGAGGCTACAGACCAACTTGGATTCAAGGTGTCGCAGGGCTGGCTCACCGAGCAGACGGAGACCTTAACTCGATGGATGTCGGACTTGAACCTGATGCTCCGAAGGCCGAGCCTAACAGAGCTACAGAAGACCGACCTCAGGACCTTGATGAGCGATGCCGAGGGTTTTGTCCCGAGGCTGCGGGACGCCTGGGCACGCTTTTGGGGGGCCAATGAAGAGTTTATGCAGACCCATCGCAGCGAACTGAATGACCGGCTTCAGGTGCGGGTCACTCGCAGCGCTAGGGCCCAGGGCGCGTGGTCGAGGGTGGAGGAGGCGTGGGACAACGCCAGCGTGGCCCTGGGTGAGGTGCAGACACGGGTGGAGAAACTGCACAGATATCTATCAAGCCTTTCTTTGACCGACGCTCCCGAGGCTAATATGCTGCTGTCCAACTTTGAGGCGTGGCTGGAGGAGACGGCGGAGGTCAAGGGACAGGTAGAGGCGGTGTTAAGCGTGGAGGGGCAGGAGGAGAGGGTAGACTGGCTGTCGCAGGACAACGAGGGCGCTCTGTCGCTCCACTCCGCGCCGCTGGACGTAGGCGCCAGACTTAAAGAGGAGCTTTTTGATGAGAAAAAGACGGTAGTACTGACCAGCGCTACGCTTAGCACCCAGGGCAGCTTCGAGTTTATACGTCAGAGATTGGGCCTAGAAGACTGCGATGAACTTACCGTCGGCTCGCCCTTTAACTACAAGAAGGCGGCCCTGGTGGGTTTGCCCATCGACCTGCCGGAGCCTGGGGATAGGAGCTATAAGGAAGCGTTGGAACGGGGACTGGCATCGATAGTGAGAGCGGCCAAGGGCCACACGTTAGCCTTGTTTACCTCGCATTCTTCGCTGCGGATGGCGCGCAAGTCGCTCATTGATGCCGTGGAGCCGGAGGGGCACCCAGTGTTTGCCCAGGGGGTAGATGGCTCGCCCCACAGGGTGATGCAGCAGTTCATCGATAACCCCCAGGGGGTGCTGCTCGGGGCCAGCAGCTTCTGGGAAGGGGTGGATATGCCGTCGGGGGTGGTGAAGGTGCTGGTGCTGGTGCGGCTGCCTTTTAACGTTCCCACGGACCCAATATTCGCCGCCAGGTCGGAGCAGTATGACGACTCGTTCAGCCAGTATGCGGTGCCTCAGGCGGTGCTGCGGTTTAGGCAGGGGTTCGGCAGGCTCATACGCAACAGCAGGGACAGGGGTGTGGTGGTGATTATGGACCGGCGGCTGGTCAGCAAGGGCTATGGACGCACCTTCCTGGACTCGATACCCGAGTGCAGCGTCCGCACTGCGCCTATGGCATCCATGACCGACTACATAAGCCAGTGGCTGGGGAAACAGGCATGA